A segment of the Candidatus Microthrix subdominans genome:
CTGCGGGGAGGAGTGAGCCCAGCCAGGTCAGCTGGGCGGTGGTGTCCTCGACGGCGAACACCATCGGACCACGCCTCAGCCCGGTCGGGCCCAGCGCTGGTCGTGCTCCGGGTACCTCGGTGCGAGCCGTTGGCCTCATCATCGGCTGTGGCGGCAGTGGATCAGCTCACCCACCGCTGGGGGAGCGCTCTGCGATCAGCGGGCCGATCGATGGGCGTGCCCGCTCGACCAGCGCCCGGTGCACCGCCTGGAGTTCCAGGCTCTGTCGCACCAGTTGATCGCCCGAACCGAGGGGGTGGGCGGCCAGGAACCTCGGCGCCCCGGCCTTGGCCTCGGGATCGGCCACAGCGTCGTCGGTCAACCAGCGGATGCCCTCCAGCATGCGGGGGAGCGAGTTGGTCGGGAACCGCTCGGTGATGTCATCCCACCGGTCGATGAGGTAGCGCCAGGCAACCGCCCCCAGCGTCGGGTGGCTCAAGGCCCGCATGAGCACGTAGGGGGCATTCTGGGTACGCACTTCGTTCGCGACCAGGTCCAGGGAGACCTCGAAGTCCTCCTGCGAGGGCGTATCGACCAGGGCATACAGATACCGCACCTCCTCCTGGGGGTTCTCGGCCGCCCGCCAACGCTCGAGCAGGTCGGCGTGCTCGGCGGCGGTGGCGTCGGCGGCGACCACGCCGGTGGCTGAGGCGAGCAGGTCGGCGTCGACCGCGCCGGCCTTCTGCGCGAGCAGATCCCGTGCGGCTCGCCGGGTGCTGGGATCGGCCCCAGCCACCCCGGCGATGCCGAACAGCACGGCGTGCAGGTCCCGGCCGGCGGCATCGGCGCCGTCGACCCGTTCGGCGGCGAAGGCGAGGGCCGGGGTGGACAGTTGGCGGACCCAGCCCCGGTAGTCATCGAGATCGGCAGGATCGACCAGCCGGCGCAGGCCGCTGAGCACTTGACCGAGGCGCCGCCACACCGCCGGATGGTCGTCCCCCGACAGAGCCTCGCTCACCTGGAGGACCCGTTCGAGCTCCACCCGGCCGGCCAGCAGGTCGGCCCAGGTGTCGTCGACCAGCAGGTAGCGCTCGATCGGCTCCAGCTGATCGACCGACCCCAGCAGGCCGGCGAACAGTTCGCCGCCGTGGTGGGTACGCCAAAAGCCGTTACCCGAGGCGTTGCCCATCACCCAGTCCACATCGGCTGGGAGGGACAGCACCGTGGCGCCGTCGTTGCCGGGTGACGGCTCGACGAGCGCTTCGAGCACGGTCCTCGTGCCGTTGGCGCCGACCGCCACGCGGGCCGGGATCGGCCAGCTGCGATCTTCGACCTCGCCGGCCCCCAGCGGCACGGCCCGCTGCTGGGTCAAGGCCAGTTCTGCGCCGTTGCGCTCCACGTTCAACACCGGGTGACCACCGGCCAGGATCCAGGCGTCCATGATCCGCCCGACCGGGGCGTCGGACACCGACTCGAGTGCGTCCCACAGGTCGTGGGTGACCGTGTTGGCATAGGAGTGCGCGGTCAAATAGGAGCGGATGCCATCCCGGAAGGTGTCCTCGCCCAGGAACTGCTCCAGCATCCGCAGGACCGAGGCGCCTTTTTCGTAGGTGAGCACGTCGAACATTCCCTCGGCGTCGGCCGGGGTGTGCACCTCGAACTCGATCGGTCGGGTCGTGCTGAGCGCGTCGACCGTGAAAGCGGCGGAGCGCTCCAGCCCGAACTCGGCCCACACCTCCCACTCGGGACGGAAGTCATCGGTGCAGCGCATCTCCATGAAGGTGGCAAACGCCTCGTTGAGCCACAGGCCCTCCCACCAGGCCATCGTCACCAGGTCGCCAAACCACATGTGGGCGAGCTCGTGGTTGATCACCGTGGCCAGGCGGCGCTGCTCGGCGCGGGTGGCCCGCTCGGGGTCGACCAGCA
Coding sequences within it:
- a CDS encoding M1 family metallopeptidase → MSESAFRLSRAITPSHYRLKISPDLDAATFDGTVSIDAETTEGTDSITIHAVDLTITSADISQGGTTQAADVSIDADTETVTLRVAEALNPGALEVNLAWNADISDGLVGFYRSTYTAADGTTATLAATQFEAPHARRAFPCFDEPDMKATFGVTLLVDPDHLAVANSAEVERSERDDGQVLVRFADTMKMSTYLVAWVVGPLKATEATMVGDTPVRVVHQPGQAHLTTFALETAEHALVYFENYYGIAYPGDKLDLVALPDFAFGAMENLGCVTFREVLLLVDPERATRAEQRRLATVINHELAHMWFGDLVTMAWWEGLWLNEAFATFMEMRCTDDFRPEWEVWAEFGLERSAAFTVDALSTTRPIEFEVHTPADAEGMFDVLTYEKGASVLRMLEQFLGEDTFRDGIRSYLTAHSYANTVTHDLWDALESVSDAPVGRIMDAWILAGGHPVLNVERNGAELALTQQRAVPLGAGEVEDRSWPIPARVAVGANGTRTVLEALVEPSPGNDGATVLSLPADVDWVMGNASGNGFWRTHHGGELFAGLLGSVDQLEPIERYLLVDDTWADLLAGRVELERVLQVSEALSGDDHPAVWRRLGQVLSGLRRLVDPADLDDYRGWVRQLSTPALAFAAERVDGADAAGRDLHAVLFGIAGVAGADPSTRRAARDLLAQKAGAVDADLLASATGVVAADATAAEHADLLERWRAAENPQEEVRYLYALVDTPSQEDFEVSLDLVANEVRTQNAPYVLMRALSHPTLGAVAWRYLIDRWDDITERFPTNSLPRMLEGIRWLTDDAVADPEAKAGAPRFLAAHPLGSGDQLVRQSLELQAVHRALVERARPSIGPLIAERSPSGG